One part of the Streptomyces lydicus genome encodes these proteins:
- a CDS encoding non-ribosomal peptide synthetase: MTSSAADQPENPTAPASRAARTAALPAHVQELLRARLAGRAPAAGGADRVPRLAHDGPVALSPAQERLWYLYELDPDSNEYNTLRVLRLRGDLDPAALRGALAEVVARHGALRTTFDSRDGHAEQTVHPPVRPPLPLVDLSAADADERDDALATLLLAEARRPFDLRRGPVLRAQLIRLAADDHVLALGLHHIVTDGWSMGVLLRELTAHYAAALRGEPAALPELPVRYTDVAVWQRERLTSARLAEGLDHWRRELAGLAPLDLPTTRQRPPVRTSAGALHSFTVPEQLTTRLKELGRDSGATLFMTLVAAVQLLLARRSGQRDLAVGTAAAGRGRPETENLIGFFVNNLVLRARIDETRSFTELLRAVRGTVLDAFAHEDVPFQRVVEALRPERDPSRPPLAEVAVNLHNTPGGTTGLPGLRIEEVPPPVVTSSMELSFDFTEHDGRLDGHLTYNTDLFDPDDAARIAAQLLTLLADLGLRPAVPVAELAVLPDDELREVTEDWAQTGSGAPARTAPELFAAQVARAPEADALVSDEETLSYAELDARTNRWARLLLAHGAGPETLVALALPRSALTVEAILAVQKAGAAYLPLDPRNPAERNRMMVQDARPLLVLTASGFDGGTELGAPALLLDDPDVRSAAARHSTAALTAGELAGPLLPGHPAYVIYTSGSTGRPKGVVVTHAGVHGLVSAQSAHFRTGPGARVLSFASLGFDAAFSELGMALLAGGALVVVDQQRILPGEPLAGVLAEHRVSHVTLPPGALSALTPGALPSDLTLIVAGEACPPAVARAWSAHHRMINAYGPTESTVCASMSRPLDPDGVGESVPIGRPLSGVRVRVLDDRLRPVPAGVAGEVYLSGTALARGYLGRLALTAERFVADPYGPPGSRMYRTGDRARWLPGGDLDYLGRTDDQVKLRGFRIELGEVEAVLSRHDAVTAVAAAVHKDERGTRRLVAYAVPAPAADGDVGAGLREFARQALPEHMVPSVFVLLERLPQNANGKVDRRALPAPDLRRDGSSARIAPRTPAEETLARIWSEVLGVTDLGVEDNFFDLGGDSILSLQVVARARAAGLRVTAKQTFLRQTIADLAAEAVAEADAGPRAADRGPVSGELPLTPIQHWFFATLGDSLEQFNQSLYLELAEAPDPGALRTALAALTAQHDALRLRATPDGDGGWRLYNAPDETGELLVHTDLSGRPAEEQDAAMAAATDAAQRGFRLAEGPLLRARLFTLGAGRPPRLYVVAHHLVVDGMSWRILLADLETAYRQAAAGRPVDLGPRTTSFRDWAHRLARHTAEGGLDDELPYWQGVQEEARRAVPLPLDGPAPQGENTAGAARTVSLRLSADGTDALLRQVPEAYRTQINDVLLSALGRVLADWTGGDRVLVALEGHGREDLFDDVDLTRTVGWFTTVFPVALRMPADRDWGAVLKSVKEQLRAVPRNGLGHGALRHLTGPDGPLAGTPEPEVSFNYLGQMDVDAAPGGLARALLDSEGAERAATQARPQLLEINGQVTGGRLEFHWTYSADRHRTGTVERLAGAFMAALEAIVAHCAAPGSGGATPSDFPLAALDQATVDRIAGDGRTVEDIYPLTPMQSGMLFHALSESGRDPYTGHFGVRIDGVGDPAALAAAWQQVVDRTPALRTCVVWQDVAEPLQVVRAGVRVPVTHLDLRARSEEDRQAALDELWERRTDTVIDLAEAPPLRLTVVRLDDTAVQLYWTSHHILMDGWSFAGLLSEVCARYAALTGGPPPAAPARRPYRDYVRWLADQDRAAAEAHWRSVVDGFGVPTPLPFDRLPVKAHGTRSSREVQLRLSAARSARLAEAARSARLTVNTLVQGAWAVLLARYGGTDDVCFGTTVSGRPATLPGAEAMAGLFINTVPVRARLDGTPAVDWLRRLQGDQLDSRQYEHVSLAQIQRWSGVPAGTNLFDSIVVFENYPYDEDAAAAHGLALGTFQGDEVTNYALTLTAYAADELHLNLGYDPDLFDEATARRMAGHLATLLDGIAAAPDTPVDDLPLLDAEERTRLLDGWNDTAAAFPAPRPVHELFAERAARTPDAVAVRDAGRELTFAALEARANRLAHHLVGLGVAPGTLVGVCADRGVDAVVALLGVLRAGGAFVPLDPAYPAERLRVMLEDAAVPVVVTEERLLDRTAGHDAVTVCLDRDLPLLEELPARPPYVPVTPEDLAYVVYTSGTTGRPKGVMVEHRHVHHMVHAWDRRYGLAALRPRALSVSSISVDLFFSDFLLSALFGGTMVICPQDAVADQVALTDLLLESRAQLMVTVPTLARAVVAELTWRGVRPEELRVLMVGSEGWPADAATEILAGLAPGTVLVNAYGSTETTVDSTVFQLGRDPLGDAAFVPVGRPLANTRIYVLDGRMRPVPTGVVGECYIGGDGVSRGYLGRPELTAERFLDDPFAPEPGARMYRTGDLARWRADGNLECLGRVDDQVKIRGFRVELGEVEAVLARHPAVDAAAAAVRRDDGGPARLVGYVVPAAGGAPDPAELRAFATERLPAPAVPTAYVVLDALPMTPSGTVSRRALPAPSGAQDPARPYAPPSSGTELLLCGIWQDVLGVERVGVHDNFFELGGDSILSIRVISRIRAALGLAPSPRQLFDTPTVAALATVLAAESPSTAVDVPLEPADRGAPLPLSSAQQRQWFLHDFDPDSSEYHIVTGLRLGGEPDRVALERALTGLVARHEALRTTYAAADGGARQVVHPAGEVGCALTDLTGVPEERREDALRDHVERTAARPFSLAEGPVLRAELIRLGARDHLLLLVIHHIATDGGSMAVLCEELGVLYAAALNGTEPALPALPVTYADYAVWQRRMLSGPALDGHLAYWQQQLDGVRPLALPTDRPRPAVRSSAGRMLLLDIEPRVAAGLKDLARRHDATLFMVLTAAVQLLLARWTGQRDIVVGTPSAGRPRQELEGIVGLFVNTVAVRTTVDESRTFGDLLDAVRSTVLEAFEHEEVPFDRLVEVLRPRRDPSRNALVEVFVGLEADRSAPPELPGLTVTEVPFVSGEVSHDLSFDFVDQPDGLRAAVGYSTALFDPGTVERLAARLQELLAAVLEDHPALDGLAPADAAEERRAAALRDAASAAEPADPDEDGAPAAYRAPETEAERALAEIWAGVLGVPRVGTDDNFFRLGGDSLLSIQAVQRMRQAGLAVTTKDLFVHQSVRPLAALAAERAAARPAESAPAPVAYDGGAAIPLTPVQHDYFAAGPLAPHHFTQSVLVELHPETDEAALRQALTALTGHHEALRHRFVREDGAWHQYATPPRSADVLRRHDLSALDTRQRAAAMDELAAAADAGLDLAAGELFAALLFVFGPGERPTLFLTAHHLVVDGVSWRILLADLEAGYIQARDGKPVSLGAPGSSFGQWAHRLAGHVADGGLDGQAAYWQALPPATDIPRDGGGPALVESVQTVTVELPEDLTEVLLRRSAGVFRTRFQEVLYAALAGVLARWTGERRVVFDTEGHGREELFDDVDLSRTVGWFTTEYPVALDVGEHRDDWPALIKAVRRQLRSLPGNGFGYGALRRLGPADSPGAALADRAPAQVVFNYHGQADDAQRAGESELYHAFGDPIGREQRPDELTGHPLEVVGAVQAGRLRFTWYFSRNVHHRATIDKVAEDFADALRAIARHISER, encoded by the coding sequence ATGACCAGCTCTGCAGCGGACCAGCCCGAGAACCCCACCGCCCCCGCGTCGCGCGCCGCGCGCACCGCCGCCCTGCCCGCCCACGTCCAGGAACTGCTGCGGGCCCGGCTCGCCGGCCGGGCCCCCGCGGCCGGCGGCGCGGACCGCGTCCCGCGCCTGGCCCACGACGGGCCGGTCGCGCTCTCGCCCGCGCAGGAACGCCTGTGGTACCTGTACGAGCTCGACCCGGACAGCAACGAGTACAACACCCTGCGGGTGCTGCGGCTGCGCGGTGACCTCGACCCGGCGGCGCTGCGCGGGGCGCTGGCCGAGGTCGTCGCCCGGCACGGCGCGCTGCGTACCACCTTCGACTCCCGTGACGGGCACGCCGAGCAGACCGTGCACCCGCCCGTACGGCCGCCGCTGCCGCTGGTCGACCTGTCGGCGGCGGACGCCGACGAGCGGGACGACGCGCTGGCGACCCTGCTGCTGGCGGAGGCCCGGCGCCCGTTCGACCTGCGCCGCGGCCCGGTGCTGCGGGCCCAGCTGATCCGGCTGGCGGCCGACGACCACGTGCTCGCGCTGGGCCTGCACCACATCGTCACCGACGGCTGGTCGATGGGCGTGCTGCTGCGCGAGCTGACCGCGCACTACGCCGCGGCGCTGCGCGGCGAGCCGGCCGCGCTGCCCGAACTCCCGGTGCGCTACACCGATGTCGCGGTGTGGCAGCGCGAGCGGCTGACCTCCGCGCGGCTCGCCGAGGGCCTCGACCACTGGCGGCGCGAGCTGGCCGGGCTGGCCCCGCTCGACCTGCCGACGACCCGGCAGCGGCCGCCGGTGCGCACCAGCGCCGGCGCGCTGCACTCCTTCACGGTCCCCGAGCAGCTCACCACCCGGCTCAAGGAGCTGGGCCGGGACAGCGGCGCCACCCTGTTCATGACGCTGGTCGCCGCGGTGCAGCTGCTGCTGGCCCGCCGGTCGGGGCAGCGGGACCTCGCGGTGGGCACCGCGGCGGCCGGCCGCGGCCGCCCGGAGACCGAGAACCTGATCGGCTTCTTCGTCAACAACCTGGTGCTGCGGGCCCGGATCGACGAGACGCGCTCCTTCACCGAGCTGCTGCGGGCGGTGCGCGGCACGGTCCTGGACGCCTTCGCGCACGAGGACGTGCCGTTCCAGCGGGTCGTCGAGGCGCTGCGCCCCGAGCGCGACCCCAGCCGGCCGCCGCTGGCCGAGGTCGCGGTCAACCTGCACAACACCCCGGGCGGGACGACCGGGCTGCCGGGGCTGCGCATCGAGGAGGTGCCGCCGCCGGTGGTCACCTCCAGCATGGAGCTGTCCTTCGACTTCACCGAGCACGACGGCCGGCTCGACGGCCATCTCACTTACAACACCGACCTGTTCGACCCGGACGACGCCGCGCGGATCGCGGCGCAGCTGCTGACCCTGCTCGCGGACCTGGGCCTGCGCCCGGCCGTCCCGGTGGCGGAGCTGGCCGTGCTGCCGGACGACGAACTCCGCGAGGTGACCGAGGACTGGGCGCAGACCGGATCCGGCGCCCCGGCGCGCACCGCCCCGGAGCTGTTCGCCGCGCAGGTGGCCCGCGCCCCGGAGGCGGACGCGCTGGTCTCCGACGAGGAAACCCTCAGCTACGCCGAGCTGGACGCCCGCACCAACCGGTGGGCCCGGCTGCTGCTGGCGCACGGGGCCGGCCCGGAGACGCTGGTGGCGCTGGCGCTGCCGCGTTCCGCGCTGACCGTCGAGGCGATCCTGGCGGTGCAGAAGGCCGGCGCCGCGTATCTGCCGCTGGACCCCAGGAACCCCGCGGAACGCAACCGCATGATGGTGCAGGACGCCCGCCCGCTGCTGGTGCTGACCGCGTCGGGCTTCGACGGCGGTACGGAGCTCGGCGCGCCCGCGCTGCTCCTGGACGACCCCGACGTGCGCTCGGCCGCCGCCCGGCACTCCACCGCCGCGCTGACCGCCGGCGAGCTGGCCGGCCCGCTGCTGCCCGGCCACCCCGCGTACGTCATCTACACCTCCGGCTCCACCGGCCGCCCCAAGGGCGTCGTGGTCACCCACGCCGGTGTGCACGGCCTGGTCTCCGCGCAGTCGGCGCACTTCCGTACGGGCCCCGGGGCGCGGGTGCTGTCGTTCGCCTCGCTCGGCTTCGACGCGGCCTTCTCCGAGCTGGGGATGGCGCTGCTGGCGGGCGGTGCGCTGGTCGTCGTCGACCAGCAGCGGATCCTGCCCGGCGAACCGCTCGCCGGGGTGCTCGCCGAGCACCGGGTCAGCCATGTGACGCTGCCGCCGGGCGCGCTGTCCGCGCTCACCCCGGGCGCCCTGCCGTCGGACCTGACGCTGATCGTGGCCGGTGAGGCGTGCCCGCCCGCGGTGGCCCGCGCCTGGTCCGCGCACCACCGCATGATCAACGCGTACGGCCCCACCGAGTCCACGGTCTGCGCCAGCATGAGCCGGCCGCTGGACCCGGACGGCGTGGGCGAGTCCGTGCCGATCGGCCGCCCGCTGTCCGGCGTCCGGGTCCGGGTGCTGGACGACCGGCTGCGGCCGGTGCCGGCCGGCGTCGCCGGCGAGGTGTACCTCTCGGGCACCGCGCTGGCCCGCGGCTACCTCGGGCGGCTCGCGCTGACCGCCGAGCGGTTCGTCGCCGACCCCTACGGCCCGCCCGGCAGCCGGATGTACCGCACCGGCGACCGCGCCCGCTGGCTGCCCGGCGGCGACCTCGACTACCTGGGCCGCACCGACGACCAGGTCAAGCTGCGGGGCTTCCGGATCGAACTCGGCGAGGTCGAGGCGGTGCTGTCCCGCCACGACGCGGTCACCGCGGTGGCCGCCGCGGTCCACAAGGACGAGCGGGGCACCCGCCGCCTGGTGGCGTACGCCGTGCCGGCCCCCGCCGCGGACGGCGACGTCGGCGCCGGGCTCCGGGAGTTCGCCCGGCAGGCGCTGCCCGAGCACATGGTGCCGTCGGTCTTCGTCCTGCTGGAGAGGCTGCCGCAGAACGCCAACGGAAAGGTCGACCGGCGGGCGCTGCCCGCACCCGACCTGCGGCGCGACGGCAGCAGCGCGCGGATCGCGCCGCGCACCCCGGCGGAGGAGACGCTGGCGCGCATCTGGTCGGAGGTGCTGGGCGTCACCGACCTCGGCGTGGAGGACAACTTCTTCGACCTGGGCGGCGACTCCATCCTCAGCCTGCAGGTCGTGGCGCGGGCCCGGGCCGCCGGGCTGCGGGTGACGGCCAAGCAGACCTTCCTGCGGCAGACCATCGCCGACCTGGCCGCCGAGGCCGTCGCCGAGGCGGACGCCGGCCCGCGCGCGGCGGACCGGGGCCCGGTCTCCGGTGAGCTGCCGCTCACCCCCATCCAGCACTGGTTCTTCGCCACCCTGGGCGACAGCCTGGAGCAGTTCAACCAGTCGCTGTACCTGGAGCTGGCCGAGGCGCCCGACCCCGGCGCGCTGCGCACCGCGCTGGCCGCGCTGACCGCGCAGCACGACGCGCTGCGCCTGCGCGCGACGCCCGACGGCGACGGCGGATGGCGGCTGTACAACGCCCCGGACGAGACCGGTGAACTCCTCGTCCACACCGACCTGTCCGGCCGGCCGGCCGAGGAGCAGGACGCCGCGATGGCGGCCGCGACCGACGCCGCGCAGCGCGGGTTCCGGCTGGCCGAGGGGCCGTTGCTGCGGGCCCGGCTGTTCACCCTGGGCGCCGGCCGCCCGCCCCGGCTCTACGTCGTCGCACACCACCTCGTCGTGGACGGCATGTCCTGGCGGATCCTGCTGGCGGACCTGGAGACCGCCTACCGCCAGGCCGCGGCCGGCCGGCCGGTCGACCTGGGGCCCCGCACCACCTCGTTCCGCGACTGGGCGCACCGGCTGGCCCGGCACACCGCCGAGGGCGGCCTGGACGACGAACTCCCCTACTGGCAGGGCGTCCAGGAGGAGGCGCGGCGGGCCGTCCCGCTGCCCCTCGACGGGCCGGCGCCGCAGGGCGAGAACACCGCGGGCGCGGCCCGCACGGTCTCCCTACGGCTCTCCGCGGACGGCACCGACGCGCTGCTGCGGCAGGTGCCCGAGGCGTACCGCACCCAGATCAACGACGTGCTGCTGAGCGCGCTGGGCCGGGTACTGGCCGACTGGACGGGCGGCGACCGGGTGCTGGTCGCGCTGGAGGGCCACGGCCGCGAGGACCTCTTCGACGACGTCGACCTCACCCGTACCGTCGGCTGGTTCACCACCGTCTTCCCGGTCGCCCTGCGGATGCCCGCCGACCGGGACTGGGGAGCCGTCCTCAAGAGCGTCAAGGAGCAGCTGCGGGCGGTGCCGCGCAACGGCCTGGGCCACGGCGCGCTGCGCCACCTCACCGGGCCCGACGGACCGCTCGCCGGGACACCGGAACCCGAGGTCAGCTTCAACTACCTGGGCCAGATGGACGTGGACGCCGCCCCCGGCGGGCTGGCCCGCGCCCTGCTGGACAGCGAGGGCGCCGAGCGGGCCGCGACCCAGGCCCGCCCCCAGCTGCTGGAGATCAACGGCCAGGTGACCGGCGGCCGGCTGGAGTTCCACTGGACCTACTCCGCCGACCGGCACCGCACCGGGACCGTCGAGCGGCTGGCCGGGGCGTTCATGGCCGCGCTGGAGGCGATCGTGGCGCACTGCGCCGCGCCCGGTTCCGGCGGCGCCACCCCCTCCGACTTCCCGCTGGCCGCCCTCGACCAGGCCACCGTCGACCGGATCGCCGGCGACGGCCGCACCGTCGAGGACATCTACCCGCTGACGCCGATGCAGAGCGGCATGCTCTTCCACGCGCTCAGCGAGTCCGGACGCGACCCGTACACCGGGCACTTCGGCGTCCGGATCGACGGGGTCGGCGACCCCGCCGCGCTGGCCGCGGCCTGGCAGCAGGTCGTCGACCGCACGCCCGCGCTGCGCACCTGCGTGGTCTGGCAGGACGTCGCCGAGCCGCTCCAGGTGGTCCGGGCGGGCGTCCGGGTGCCGGTCACCCACCTCGATCTGCGGGCGCGCTCCGAGGAGGACCGGCAGGCCGCCCTGGACGAGCTGTGGGAGCGGCGCACGGACACCGTCATCGACCTCGCCGAGGCCCCGCCGCTGCGGCTGACCGTCGTCCGGCTCGACGACACCGCGGTGCAGCTGTACTGGACCTCGCACCACATCCTGATGGACGGCTGGAGCTTCGCCGGACTGCTGTCGGAGGTGTGCGCGCGCTACGCCGCGCTGACCGGCGGCCCGCCCCCGGCGGCCCCGGCCCGCCGCCCGTACCGCGACTACGTGCGCTGGCTGGCCGACCAGGACCGCGCGGCCGCCGAGGCGCACTGGCGGTCGGTGGTCGACGGCTTCGGCGTGCCGACCCCGCTGCCCTTCGACCGGCTGCCGGTGAAGGCGCACGGCACCCGCTCCTCCCGGGAGGTGCAACTGCGGCTGTCCGCGGCCCGCTCCGCGCGGCTGGCCGAGGCCGCCCGGTCGGCCCGGCTGACCGTCAACACCCTGGTCCAGGGCGCCTGGGCGGTGCTGCTGGCCCGCTACGGCGGCACCGACGACGTGTGCTTCGGCACCACCGTCTCGGGCCGTCCCGCGACCCTGCCCGGCGCCGAGGCGATGGCGGGCCTGTTCATCAACACCGTTCCGGTGCGGGCCCGGCTCGACGGCACCCCGGCCGTGGACTGGCTGCGCCGCCTGCAGGGCGACCAGCTCGACTCCCGGCAGTACGAGCACGTCTCGCTGGCGCAGATCCAGCGCTGGAGCGGCGTGCCGGCCGGCACCAACCTCTTCGACAGCATCGTCGTCTTCGAGAACTACCCCTACGACGAGGACGCCGCCGCCGCGCACGGCCTCGCCCTCGGCACCTTCCAGGGCGACGAGGTCACCAACTACGCGCTCACCCTGACCGCGTACGCGGCCGACGAGCTGCACCTGAACCTGGGCTACGACCCGGACCTGTTCGACGAGGCGACCGCGCGGCGGATGGCCGGGCACCTGGCGACGCTGCTCGACGGCATCGCCGCCGCGCCGGACACCCCGGTGGACGACCTCCCGCTGCTCGACGCCGAGGAGCGCACGCGGCTGCTCGACGGGTGGAACGACACCGCCGCCGCCTTCCCGGCGCCGCGGCCGGTCCACGAGCTGTTCGCCGAACGGGCCGCCCGCACCCCCGACGCGGTGGCGGTCCGCGACGCCGGACGGGAGCTGACCTTCGCCGCGCTGGAGGCCCGCGCCAACCGGCTGGCCCACCACCTCGTCGGCCTGGGCGTCGCCCCGGGCACGCTGGTCGGGGTGTGCGCCGACCGCGGCGTGGACGCCGTGGTGGCGCTGCTGGGCGTGCTGCGGGCCGGCGGCGCCTTCGTCCCGCTCGACCCCGCCTATCCGGCGGAGCGGCTGCGGGTGATGCTGGAGGACGCCGCGGTACCGGTCGTGGTGACCGAGGAGCGACTGCTGGACCGGACCGCCGGGCACGACGCGGTCACCGTGTGCCTGGACCGCGACCTGCCCCTGCTGGAGGAGCTGCCGGCCCGGCCGCCGTACGTCCCGGTGACGCCGGAGGACCTGGCGTACGTCGTCTACACCTCGGGCACCACCGGGCGCCCCAAGGGCGTGATGGTCGAGCACCGGCACGTCCACCACATGGTGCACGCCTGGGACCGGCGCTACGGGCTGGCCGCGCTGCGGCCGCGGGCCCTGTCGGTGTCCAGCATCTCCGTGGACCTGTTCTTCAGCGACTTCCTGCTCTCCGCCCTCTTCGGCGGCACGATGGTGATCTGCCCGCAGGACGCCGTCGCCGACCAGGTGGCGCTGACCGACCTGCTGCTGGAGAGCCGGGCACAGCTGATGGTGACGGTGCCGACGCTGGCGCGCGCGGTGGTCGCCGAGCTGACCTGGCGCGGGGTCCGGCCGGAGGAGCTGCGGGTGCTGATGGTCGGCTCCGAGGGCTGGCCGGCCGATGCCGCCACCGAGATCCTGGCCGGCCTCGCACCGGGCACGGTGCTGGTCAACGCGTACGGGTCGACCGAGACCACGGTCGACTCCACGGTCTTCCAGCTCGGCCGCGACCCGCTGGGCGACGCCGCCTTCGTCCCGGTCGGCCGGCCCCTCGCCAACACCCGGATCTACGTGCTGGACGGGCGGATGCGGCCGGTGCCCACCGGCGTGGTCGGCGAGTGCTACATCGGCGGCGACGGCGTCTCGCGCGGCTACCTGGGCCGCCCGGAGCTGACCGCCGAGCGGTTCCTGGACGACCCGTTCGCGCCGGAGCCGGGCGCCCGGATGTACCGCACCGGCGACCTGGCGCGCTGGCGCGCCGACGGCAACCTCGAGTGCCTGGGCCGGGTCGACGACCAGGTCAAGATCCGCGGCTTCCGGGTCGAACTGGGCGAGGTGGAGGCGGTACTGGCCCGGCACCCCGCGGTCGACGCGGCGGCCGCCGCGGTGCGCAGGGACGACGGCGGACCGGCCCGCCTGGTCGGCTACGTCGTGCCCGCCGCGGGCGGCGCCCCCGACCCGGCCGAGCTGCGGGCGTTCGCCACCGAACGGCTGCCCGCACCCGCCGTCCCCACCGCGTACGTGGTGTTGGACGCGCTGCCGATGACGCCGAGCGGCACCGTCTCCCGGCGCGCCCTGCCGGCCCCGTCCGGCGCGCAGGACCCGGCCCGCCCGTACGCCCCGCCGTCCAGCGGCACCGAGCTGCTGCTCTGCGGGATCTGGCAGGACGTCCTGGGCGTCGAACGGGTCGGCGTGCACGACAACTTCTTCGAGCTGGGCGGCGACTCGATCCTCAGCATCCGGGTCATCTCCCGGATCCGGGCGGCGCTGGGGCTCGCCCCCTCGCCCCGCCAGCTCTTCGACACCCCGACGGTCGCCGCGCTGGCCACCGTCCTCGCCGCGGAGTCCCCCTCGACGGCCGTCGACGTCCCGCTGGAGCCGGCCGACCGCGGCGCACCGCTGCCGCTGTCGTCCGCCCAGCAACGCCAGTGGTTCCTGCACGACTTCGACCCGGACAGCAGCGAGTACCACATCGTCACCGGGCTGCGGCTCGGCGGTGAACCGGACCGCGTGGCGCTGGAGCGGGCGCTGACCGGGCTCGTCGCCCGGCACGAGGCGCTGCGGACCACCTACGCGGCGGCCGACGGCGGCGCCCGGCAGGTCGTGCACCCGGCGGGCGAGGTGGGCTGTGCGCTCACCGACCTGACCGGGGTGCCGGAGGAGCGGCGCGAGGACGCCCTGCGCGACCACGTCGAGCGGACCGCGGCCCGCCCGTTCAGCCTCGCCGAGGGGCCGGTGCTGCGCGCCGAACTGATCCGGCTCGGGGCCCGCGACCACCTGCTGCTGCTGGTCATCCACCACATCGCCACCGACGGCGGCTCGATGGCGGTGCTCTGCGAGGAGCTCGGCGTCCTGTACGCCGCGGCCCTGAACGGCACCGAACCCGCCCTCCCGGCGCTTCCGGTGACGTACGCCGACTACGCGGTCTGGCAGCGCCGGATGCTGTCCGGGCCGGCCCTCGACGGTCATCTCGCGTACTGGCAACAGCAGTTGGACGGGGTGCGGCCGCTGGCGCTGCCCACCGACCGGCCGCGCCCGGCGGTCCGCAGCTCCGCCGGCCGGATGCTGCTCCTCGACATCGAGCCGCGGGTGGCCGCCGGCCTGAAGGACCTGGCCCGCCGTCACGACGCGACCCTGTTCATGGTGCTCACCGCCGCGGTCCAGCTGCTGCTGGCCCGCTGGACCGGGCAGCGCGACATCGTCGTCGGCACTCCGTCGGCCGGCCGCCCGCGGCAGGAACTGGAGGGGATCGTCGGCCTGTTCGTCAACACCGTGGCGGTGCGCACCACCGTCGACGAGAGCCGCACCTTCGGCGACCTCCTCGACGCGGTGCGGTCCACCGTCCTGGAAGCCTTCGAGCACGAGGAGGTGCCGTTCGACCGGCTGGTGGAGGTGTTGCGGCCGCGCCGCGACCCCAGCCGCAACGCGCTGGTCGAGGTGTTCGTCGGGCTGGAGGCGGACCGGTCGGCGCCGCCGGAGCTGCCCGGGCTGACCGTCACCGAGGTCCCGTTCGTCAGCGGGGAGGTCAGCCACGACCTCAGCTTCGACTTCGTCGACCAGCCGGACGGGCTGCGCGCCGCGGTCGGCTACAGCACCGCGCTGTTCGACCCCGGCACCGTGGAGCGGCTGGCCGCCCGCCTCCAGGAGCTGCTCGCCGCGGTCCTGGAGGACCACCCCGCGCTCGACGGCCTCGCGCCGGCGGACGCGGCGGAGGAGCGGCGGGCCGCGGCCCTGCGGGACGCCGCGTCCGCCGCGGAGCCCGCGGACCCGGACGAGGACGGGGCGCCCGCCGCGTACCGGGCGCCGGAGACCGAGGCCGAGCGGGCGCTGGCGGAGATCTGGGCCGGGGTGCTGGGCGTCCCCCGGGTGGGGACGGACGACAACTTCTTCCGGCTGGGCGGCGACTCGCTGCTGAGCATCCAGGCCGTCCAGCGCATGCGGCAGGCGGGTCTCGCGGTCACCACCAAGGACCTGTTCGTCCACCAGAGCGTCCGGCCGCTGGCCGCGCTGGCCGCGGAACGGGCCGCCGCCCGGCCGGCGGAGTCCGCCCCGGCACCGGTGGCGTACGACGGCGGCGCGGCGATCCCGCTCACGCCGGTCCAGCACGACTACTTCGCCGCCGGGCCGCTCGCCCCGCACCACTTCACCCAGTCGGTCCTGGTCGAGCTGCACCCGGAGACCGACGAGGCGGCGCTGCGGCAGGCGCTCACCGCGCTGACCGGCCACCACGAGGCGCTGCGGCACCGCTTCGTCCGCGAGGACGGCGCGTGGCACCAGTACGCCACGCCGCCCCGATCGGCGGACGTGCTGCGCCGGCACGACCTGTCGGCGCTGGATACGCGCCAACGCGCCGCCGCGATGGATGAGTTGGCCGCGGCGGCCGACGCCGGGCTCGACCTGGCCGCCGGTGAGCTGTTCGCCGCCCTGCTGTTCGTCTTCGGGCCGGGGGAGCGTCCCACGCTGTTCCTCACCGCCCACCACCTCGTCGTCGACGGGGTCTCCTGGCGGATCCTGCTGGCGGACCTGGAGGCCGGCTACATCCAGGCCCGCGACGGCAAACCGGTGTCGCTGGGCGCCCCGGGCAGCTCGTTCGGGCAGTGGGCGCACCGGCTCGCCGGGCACGTCGCCGACGGCGGGCTGGACGGCCAGGCCGCGTACTGGCAGGCGCTGCCGCCCGCCACCGACATCCCCCGCGACGGCGGCGGGCCGGCGCTGGTCGAGTCGGTGCAGACCGTCACGGTGGAGCTGCCCGAGGACCTCACCGAGGTGCTGCTGCGCCGCTCCGCCGGGGTGTTCCGCACCCGCTTCCAGGAGGTGCTGTACGCCGCGCTGGCCGGGGTGCTGGCCCGCTGGACCGGCGAGCGCCGGGTGGTGTTCGACACCGAGGGGCACGGCAGGGAGGAACTCTTCGACGACGTCGACCTGTCGCGGACCGTCGGCTGGTTCACCACGGAGTACCCCGTCGCCCTCGACGTGGGCGAGCACCGCGACGACTGGCCGGCGCTGATCAAGGCCGTCCGCCGGCAGCTGCGGTCGCTGCCCGGGAACGGCTTCGGCTACGGCGCGCTGCGCCGGCTCGGCCCGGCCGACAGCCCGGGGGCCGCCCTCGCCGACCGGGCCCCGGCTCAGGTGGTGTTCAACTACCACGGGCAGGCCGACGACGCCCAGCGCGCCGGGGAGAGCGAGCTCTACCACGCGTTCGGCGACCCGATCGGCAGGGAGCAGCGGCCGGACGAGCTGACCGGGCACCCGCTGGAGGTGGTCGGTGCCGTACAGGCCGGCCGGCTCCGCTTCACCTGGTACTTCTCCCGCAACGTTCACCACAGGGCCACCATCGACAAGGTGGCCGAGGACTTCGCCGACGCGCTGCGCGCCATCGCCCGGCACATATCGGAGCGATGA